The following coding sequences lie in one Mucilaginibacter sp. KACC 22773 genomic window:
- the leuB gene encoding 3-isopropylmalate dehydrogenase — MQKHILVIPGDGIGPEVTTWGKAVLEKIGQDFGHEFTFDEGLMGHAGIEATGNPLPDETLAKAKASDAILFGAIGHIKYDNDPSAKVRPEQGLLKIRKELGLYANLRPIMLFDELLDASSLKPEILKGTDILFFRELTGDVYFGEKKRSEDRNTASDLMIYSRYEVERIAIKAYEAAMVRGKRLCSVDKANVLEASRLWREVVQEIAKNYPEVETEHMFIDNAAMQLVKNPKKFDVVLTANLFGDILTDEASQIAGSMGMLASASIGDGTGFFEPIHGSAHDIAGMDKANPLASILSVALMLEISFGLKDEAKLITSAIDKTLKEGYRTGDIADAKTDKSKILGTKAMGQKVLEYLG, encoded by the coding sequence ATTCAGAAACACATTTTAGTAATACCCGGCGACGGGATAGGCCCCGAGGTTACCACCTGGGGTAAAGCAGTTTTAGAGAAAATCGGCCAGGATTTTGGTCATGAGTTTACTTTCGACGAGGGCCTGATGGGTCACGCGGGTATCGAGGCTACAGGCAATCCCCTGCCCGACGAAACTTTAGCAAAAGCAAAAGCCAGTGATGCCATCTTATTTGGCGCCATCGGTCATATAAAATATGATAATGATCCATCTGCCAAGGTTCGCCCCGAGCAGGGATTATTAAAGATCCGTAAAGAACTGGGTTTGTATGCCAACCTGCGCCCCATCATGTTATTTGATGAGCTGCTGGATGCTTCAAGCCTGAAACCGGAAATTTTGAAAGGAACCGACATTCTTTTCTTCCGGGAACTTACCGGCGACGTTTACTTCGGCGAGAAAAAACGCAGTGAAGATCGCAATACCGCTTCCGACCTGATGATCTATTCGCGTTACGAGGTTGAGCGCATCGCCATTAAAGCATACGAAGCCGCTATGGTTCGTGGCAAAAGATTATGTTCGGTTGATAAAGCCAACGTGCTGGAGGCTTCACGCCTGTGGCGCGAGGTGGTGCAGGAGATAGCCAAAAACTATCCCGAGGTTGAAACCGAGCACATGTTTATTGATAATGCCGCCATGCAACTGGTTAAAAACCCTAAAAAGTTTGATGTGGTATTAACCGCCAACCTTTTTGGCGATATTTTAACCGACGAAGCATCGCAGATTGCAGGCTCAATGGGTATGCTGGCATCGGCATCAATTGGTGATGGTACCGGATTTTTTGAGCCTATCCACGGTTCGGCACATGACATTGCCGGCATGGATAAAGCCAACCCACTGGCATCTATATTATCAGTAGCTTTGATGTTAGAAATTAGCTTCGGCCTTAAAGACGAAGCCAAACTCATCACATCGGCCATCGATAAAACGCTGAAAGAAGGCTACCGCACCGGCGATATTGCCGATGCAAAAACCGACAAGAGCAAAATTTTAGGCACCAAAGCAATGGGGCAAAAAGTGCTTGAGTATTTAGGTTAA
- the leuD gene encoding 3-isopropylmalate dehydratase small subunit produces MSTKIFKHIQTSVVPLPIENIDTDQIIPARFLKATTREGFGNNLFRDWRFDENDNPKQDFVLNNPNYSGKILVAGKNFGCGSSREHAAWAIADYGFDAVVSSFFADIFKGNALNNGLLPVQVSEDFLKKIFDAVYADEHTVVEIDLVDQFIRLVTTGEQESFEVNPYKKACMTNGYDDIDYILSKKELIQEFEDQR; encoded by the coding sequence ATGAGTACCAAAATATTCAAGCACATACAAACCAGCGTGGTGCCCCTGCCTATCGAGAACATCGATACAGACCAGATTATCCCTGCGCGGTTTTTGAAAGCCACTACCCGCGAGGGCTTTGGCAATAACTTATTTCGCGATTGGCGTTTTGATGAGAATGATAACCCTAAGCAGGATTTCGTGCTCAACAACCCAAACTATAGCGGCAAGATCCTGGTTGCAGGCAAAAACTTTGGTTGCGGCAGTAGCCGCGAGCATGCTGCCTGGGCCATTGCCGATTATGGCTTTGATGCAGTGGTAAGCAGCTTTTTTGCCGATATTTTTAAAGGCAACGCCCTTAACAATGGCTTGCTGCCGGTACAGGTGAGCGAAGATTTTTTAAAGAAGATCTTCGATGCGGTTTATGCCGATGAGCACACTGTAGTTGAAATCGACCTGGTAGACCAGTTCATCCGCCTGGTAACTACCGGCGAGCAGGAAAGCTTTGAGGTTAACCCCTACAAAAAAGCCTGCATGACCAACGGCTACGATGACATAGACTACATCCTGAGCAAAAAGGAATTGATCCAGGAATTTGAAGACCAGAGGTAA
- a CDS encoding methyltransferase domain-containing protein, producing the protein MNKVIQREGKGTAKLFDERSLANDYATLASALKLGLRVLDVGCGTGAISKDIAAKVGSTGHVTGIDNTEFFIQSGKKTYASVKNLDLIYTDLFAYEPEEQFDLIVAARVLQWLNNPVEALKKMYSLLKPGGMVSILDYNHEALEWQPQPPPSMLRFYATFLRWRGDAGMNNHIAEDLPAYFTEAGFKDIEVFNADEVYQKGEENFIRKAGIWASVAQSKQMVEEGYIDDELRLLAIDEYTEWVATDAERMTMKLKEIRGTK; encoded by the coding sequence ATGAACAAAGTAATCCAACGAGAAGGCAAAGGCACCGCAAAGTTATTTGACGAACGTAGTTTGGCGAATGATTATGCAACGCTCGCGTCTGCCCTAAAACTTGGTTTGCGGGTTTTGGATGTGGGTTGCGGTACCGGGGCTATCAGTAAAGATATAGCCGCTAAAGTTGGTTCAACAGGTCATGTTACGGGCATTGATAATACGGAGTTCTTTATCCAAAGCGGAAAGAAAACTTATGCTTCGGTAAAAAACCTTGATTTGATTTATACCGATCTGTTTGCCTACGAACCGGAAGAACAGTTCGATCTGATTGTAGCCGCAAGGGTTTTACAGTGGCTAAATAATCCGGTGGAAGCTTTAAAGAAAATGTACTCGCTTTTAAAACCGGGTGGCATGGTGTCCATATTGGATTATAACCACGAAGCGCTGGAATGGCAGCCGCAACCGCCGCCAAGTATGCTGCGGTTTTATGCTACCTTTTTAAGATGGCGCGGTGATGCCGGCATGAACAACCACATAGCCGAAGACCTGCCAGCTTATTTTACCGAGGCCGGCTTCAAAGATATTGAGGTGTTTAACGCCGACGAGGTTTACCAAAAAGGCGAGGAAAACTTTATACGCAAAGCAGGCATCTGGGCAAGTGTAGCACAGTCTAAACAAATGGTAGAGGAAGGTTATATTGACGACGAATTGCGCCTGCTGGCCATTGATGAATACACCGAATGGGTAGCAACCGATGCCGAGCGCATGACAATGAAACTAAAAGAAATAAGAGGAACTAAGTAA
- the leuC gene encoding 3-isopropylmalate dehydratase large subunit: MGQTLFDKIWDAHVVSSNEGFPDILYIDTHFIHEVTSPQAFDGLRTRGLPVFRPKQTVATADHNVPTINQHLPIKEELSRYQVDMLTKNCKEFGIELYGLGHPFQGIVHVIGPELGITRPGGTYVCGDSHTSTHGAFGAIAFGIGTSQVEQVMATQCLLQSRPKRMKIEVNGKLQKGVGAKDIILYIISKISAAGGTGYAVEYAGDTIRALSMEGRMTICNMSIEMGARCGLIAPDDTTIEYVKGREFAPKGEEWDKAVAYWKTLYSDADAAFDEVLSFKAEDIEPMITYGTNPGMGIGVTQHVPETASFEAKEQGSYKKALEYMGLHDDEQLLGKPIDYVFIGSCTNSRIEDLRQVAEFVKGKHKADNVVVWVVPGSKQVQEQAIREGLDKIFDAAGFPLREPGCSACLGMNEDKIPAGKYCVSTSNRNFEGRQGPNSRTFLASPLTAAASAITGKVTDIREFLSEEVV, from the coding sequence ATGGGACAAACATTATTTGATAAGATATGGGATGCGCACGTCGTCAGTAGCAACGAGGGTTTTCCTGATATCTTATACATCGACACACACTTCATACACGAGGTAACCAGTCCGCAGGCATTTGATGGTTTGCGCACCAGGGGTTTACCTGTTTTCAGGCCAAAACAAACAGTGGCCACTGCTGATCATAACGTTCCTACAATTAATCAGCACCTCCCCATAAAAGAAGAACTTTCCCGTTACCAGGTTGATATGCTCACCAAAAACTGCAAAGAGTTTGGTATCGAGCTTTATGGTTTAGGTCACCCTTTCCAGGGGATAGTGCACGTAATAGGGCCCGAGCTGGGCATCACCCGTCCCGGTGGTACTTATGTTTGCGGCGATAGCCATACTTCAACACACGGCGCCTTTGGTGCCATAGCGTTTGGTATAGGCACCTCACAGGTTGAGCAGGTAATGGCCACCCAGTGTTTACTGCAATCGCGCCCAAAACGCATGAAAATTGAAGTAAACGGCAAGCTGCAAAAAGGTGTTGGCGCCAAAGATATTATCCTGTATATCATCTCCAAAATCTCGGCCGCCGGCGGTACAGGTTATGCAGTGGAGTATGCAGGCGATACCATCCGCGCTTTAAGCATGGAAGGCCGCATGACCATCTGTAACATGAGCATCGAAATGGGTGCCCGTTGCGGATTGATAGCCCCCGATGACACCACAATTGAATATGTAAAGGGCCGCGAATTTGCCCCTAAAGGCGAAGAGTGGGACAAAGCAGTAGCTTACTGGAAAACTTTATACTCAGATGCGGATGCAGCCTTTGATGAAGTATTATCCTTTAAAGCCGAAGATATTGAGCCAATGATTACCTACGGAACAAACCCCGGCATGGGCATTGGCGTAACACAACACGTTCCCGAAACTGCTTCGTTTGAAGCAAAAGAACAGGGATCGTACAAAAAAGCCCTTGAATACATGGGGCTGCATGATGATGAACAATTATTGGGTAAACCTATTGATTACGTTTTCATCGGCAGCTGCACCAACTCGCGCATTGAAGACCTGCGCCAGGTGGCCGAATTTGTAAAAGGCAAACACAAAGCAGATAACGTAGTGGTATGGGTAGTCCCCGGCTCTAAACAGGTACAGGAACAAGCCATCCGCGAAGGGCTGGACAAAATATTTGATGCAGCGGGCTTCCCGCTTCGCGAACCTGGCTGCAGCGCATGCCTGGGCATGAATGAGGACAAGATCCCGGCAGGTAAATACTGCGTATCCACATCTAACCGTAACTTCGAAGGAAGACAGGGACCTAACTCCCGCACCTTCCTGGCCAGCCCGCTAACCGCGGCAGCAAGTGCCATTACAGGGAAGGTGACGGATATACGGGAGTTTCTGTCTGAAGAAGTTGTCTGA
- a CDS encoding 2-isopropylmalate synthase: MLHDPNRVYVFDTTLRDGEQVPGCQLTTPEKIEIAKELELLGVDIIEAGFPVSSPGDFQSVVEISKAVTNPTVCALTRANKGDIDAAIESLKYAKHPRIHTGIGSSDMHIKHKFNSTREEILERAVEAVKYAKRAVEDIEFYAEDAGRADVVYLAQMVEAVIAAGATVVNIPDTNGYCLPDQYGAKIKFLKENVKNIDKAIISVHCHNDLGLATANSIAGLQNGARQIEGTINGIGERAGNTSIEEVVMILKVHQVLGLKTNIDSKRFYELSQMIRTQMRMPVQPNKAIVGSNAFAHSSGIHQDGFLKMRENYEIIRPEDVGFPSATIVLTARSGRHALKFHLERLGFSLDKEELAQVYNKFLTLADVKLDINDEDLQGLMAHRLVKN; encoded by the coding sequence ATGTTACACGATCCCAACCGCGTTTATGTTTTTGATACCACGCTTCGCGATGGCGAGCAGGTACCAGGGTGCCAGTTAACCACCCCCGAAAAGATTGAGATAGCAAAAGAACTGGAACTACTGGGCGTGGATATTATTGAAGCCGGTTTCCCGGTTTCAAGTCCGGGAGATTTTCAGAGTGTTGTCGAGATCTCGAAGGCAGTAACCAACCCTACGGTTTGCGCGCTTACCCGTGCCAACAAGGGCGATATTGATGCTGCTATCGAATCACTAAAATATGCCAAACATCCGCGTATCCATACCGGTATAGGCTCGTCGGATATGCACATCAAGCATAAATTTAACAGCACCCGCGAGGAGATTTTGGAGCGCGCCGTTGAAGCCGTAAAATATGCCAAACGCGCGGTAGAAGATATCGAGTTTTATGCCGAAGATGCCGGCCGTGCCGATGTGGTTTACCTGGCTCAGATGGTCGAGGCTGTTATTGCTGCCGGTGCTACCGTGGTTAACATCCCCGATACCAATGGCTACTGCCTGCCCGATCAGTATGGTGCCAAGATCAAATTCCTGAAAGAGAACGTTAAAAACATAGATAAAGCCATCATCTCGGTACATTGCCATAACGATTTGGGTTTGGCCACCGCCAACTCCATAGCCGGCTTACAAAACGGTGCCCGCCAGATAGAAGGCACCATCAACGGCATTGGCGAACGCGCCGGCAATACTTCTATCGAGGAAGTGGTCATGATCCTGAAAGTGCACCAGGTATTGGGCTTAAAAACCAATATCGATTCCAAAAGGTTTTATGAACTAAGCCAGATGATCCGCACGCAAATGCGCATGCCGGTACAGCCTAATAAGGCTATTGTAGGCAGCAACGCCTTTGCGCACAGCTCGGGCATTCACCAGGATGGTTTCCTGAAAATGCGCGAAAATTACGAGATCATTCGCCCTGAAGATGTAGGCTTTCCGAGCGCCACAATAGTGCTAACCGCGCGCAGCGGCAGGCATGCTCTGAAGTTCCACCTGGAACGCCTTGGCTTTAGTTTGGATAAAGAGGAACTTGCCCAGGTATACAACAAGTTTTTAACGCTTGCCGATGTCAAGCTGGATATAAATGACGAAGACCTGCAGGGCTTAATGGCCCACAGGCTGGTAAAAAATTAA
- the ilvA gene encoding threonine ammonia-lyase IlvA, translating into METETKNLLDFDSAYERLKGVVKRTPLEYNAGLSAKYECELYLKREDLQIVRSYKLRGAYNMISQLTQDELDRGVVCASAGNHAQGVAFSCSRLGTKGVIFMPEITPKQKVTQTEMHGKGNIEIILTGDTFDDCLREALIYTEAHQMTFIPPFDNYRIIEGQGTVGVEILQDLPDIEAIIMPIGGGGLAAGTGTYLKQHVPGIYLVGVEPEGAPSMLEAFEHGGPTTLKEINRFVDGAAVKCVGKLTYNLCQQVLDEMLLVPEGKVCTTILKLYNEDAIVVEPAGALSVAVLDACKDKIKGKKVVCVISGGNNDIARMQEIKEKSLLYEGLKHYFIVRFPQRPGALKLFVNNVLGPHDDITRFEFIKKTEKENGPALVGIELKTASDYPALLNRMAAHRFDVIELNKDQTLFEYLV; encoded by the coding sequence ATGGAAACCGAAACTAAAAACCTGCTCGATTTCGATTCGGCTTACGAACGATTGAAAGGGGTTGTTAAACGCACTCCACTGGAGTATAATGCCGGCTTATCGGCCAAATACGAGTGCGAACTATATTTAAAACGCGAAGACTTACAAATAGTACGCTCATACAAACTGCGTGGCGCTTATAACATGATAAGCCAGCTTACGCAAGACGAGCTTGACCGTGGCGTAGTATGCGCCAGCGCGGGCAACCACGCGCAGGGCGTAGCCTTTAGCTGCAGCCGCTTAGGTACCAAAGGCGTAATTTTTATGCCCGAAATTACCCCCAAGCAAAAAGTTACCCAAACCGAAATGCACGGCAAGGGCAATATCGAGATCATTTTAACCGGCGATACCTTTGACGATTGCCTGCGCGAGGCTTTGATATACACCGAAGCCCACCAGATGACGTTTATCCCGCCTTTTGATAATTACCGCATCATTGAAGGCCAGGGAACAGTAGGGGTAGAGATACTGCAGGACCTGCCCGATATCGAAGCCATCATTATGCCCATAGGCGGTGGCGGCTTAGCGGCCGGCACAGGCACCTACCTTAAGCAACACGTACCAGGCATTTATCTGGTAGGGGTAGAGCCCGAAGGCGCCCCATCTATGCTGGAAGCTTTTGAACATGGCGGACCAACCACCTTAAAAGAGATTAACCGCTTTGTTGACGGTGCCGCCGTGAAATGCGTAGGCAAACTCACCTACAACCTTTGCCAGCAGGTATTAGACGAAATGCTGCTGGTACCCGAAGGCAAAGTGTGCACCACCATACTCAAGCTATACAACGAGGACGCCATTGTGGTTGAACCCGCCGGTGCCCTGTCTGTAGCCGTGCTTGATGCCTGCAAGGATAAAATAAAAGGCAAAAAAGTAGTTTGCGTTATCAGCGGGGGCAACAACGATATTGCCCGCATGCAGGAGATCAAAGAAAAATCCCTCCTGTACGAAGGTTTGAAGCATTACTTCATCGTACGCTTCCCGCAACGCCCGGGAGCCTTGAAACTGTTTGTGAACAATGTATTAGGCCCTCACGATGATATTACCCGTTTCGAGTTCATCAAAAAAACCGAAAAAGAAAACGGCCCCGCCCTGGTAGGCATCGAACTAAAAACCGCCAGCGACTACCCCGCCCTGCTCAACCGCATGGCCGCCCACCGTTTCGACGTTATCGAGCTGAATAAAGATCAAACGCTGTTTGAGTACCTTGTTTAG
- the ilvC gene encoding ketol-acid reductoisomerase, with protein MAKLNFGGTEENVVTRDEFPLSKAQEVLKDEVVAVIGYGVQGPGQALNQKDNGINVIVGQRKGTKTWDKAVSDGFVPGETLFEIEEALQRGTVICYLLSDAAQIALWPTVKKHLTPGKALYFSHGFGITFNEQTGIVPPADVDVFLVAPKGSGTSLRRMFLQGRGLNSSYAIFQDATGKAFDRVISLGIAVGSGYLFETNFKKEVFSDLTGERGTLMGCIQGIFAAQYDVLRANGHSPSEAFNETVEELTQSLMPLVAENGMDWMYANCSTTAQRGALDWWKKFRDATKPVFEELYKSVATGKESQRSIDLNSQPDYREKLDAELKELRESELWLAGKTVRSLRPENQVVEA; from the coding sequence ATGGCAAAATTAAATTTCGGCGGTACCGAAGAAAATGTGGTTACCCGCGATGAGTTCCCTTTATCAAAAGCTCAGGAAGTACTAAAAGATGAAGTTGTAGCAGTAATTGGCTATGGCGTTCAAGGTCCGGGCCAGGCGCTTAACCAAAAAGACAATGGCATCAATGTTATTGTTGGTCAGCGTAAAGGCACAAAAACATGGGATAAAGCTGTAAGCGATGGCTTTGTACCGGGCGAAACCCTTTTTGAAATTGAAGAAGCTTTACAAAGAGGAACTGTAATTTGCTACTTATTAAGCGATGCTGCACAAATTGCTTTGTGGCCAACTGTAAAAAAACACCTTACTCCGGGTAAAGCATTATACTTCTCTCATGGGTTTGGTATTACTTTTAACGAGCAGACAGGCATCGTTCCGCCTGCAGATGTTGACGTATTTTTGGTTGCCCCTAAAGGTTCGGGTACTTCATTACGCCGTATGTTCCTGCAAGGCCGTGGCTTAAACTCAAGCTACGCTATTTTCCAGGATGCTACAGGCAAAGCGTTTGATCGTGTAATTTCATTAGGTATTGCTGTAGGTAGCGGTTACTTATTTGAAACCAACTTCAAAAAAGAAGTATTTAGCGATTTAACCGGCGAGCGTGGTACGCTGATGGGTTGTATCCAGGGTATTTTTGCCGCTCAGTACGATGTATTGCGTGCAAATGGTCACTCACCATCTGAGGCTTTTAACGAAACTGTTGAAGAGTTAACCCAATCATTAATGCCATTAGTTGCAGAAAATGGTATGGATTGGATGTACGCCAATTGCTCAACTACAGCACAACGCGGTGCTTTAGATTGGTGGAAAAAATTCCGTGATGCCACTAAACCGGTATTTGAAGAATTATACAAAAGCGTTGCAACCGGCAAAGAATCACAACGTTCAATTGATTTGAACAGCCAGCCTGATTATCGCGAAAAATTAGATGCCGAACTGAAAGAATTACGCGAAAGCGAATTATGGCTTGCAGGTAAAACTGTACGCAGCTTACGCCCTGAAAACCAGGTTGTAGAAGCGTAA
- a CDS encoding GxxExxY protein has product MDTFKKTPEEFKDCTSQIIGCAMRVHSFLGNGFQETIYQRALEIEMALEGLVFTREMEMPIFYRNEQIGTRRVDFFVEGEIMVELKAIILLEDVHLAQGINYLEAYNIKTGLLINFGSKSLQFKRLLNKKHNPDNVNRNSSN; this is encoded by the coding sequence ATGGACACCTTTAAAAAGACGCCCGAAGAATTTAAAGATTGCACAAGCCAAATTATTGGTTGTGCGATGCGGGTTCACTCTTTTTTAGGGAATGGTTTTCAGGAAACTATCTACCAAAGAGCATTGGAGATTGAGATGGCTTTAGAAGGTCTGGTGTTTACAAGAGAGATGGAAATGCCAATCTTTTATAGAAATGAACAGATTGGCACAAGGCGGGTTGATTTCTTTGTAGAAGGTGAAATAATGGTTGAGTTAAAGGCAATTATTTTATTAGAAGATGTTCACCTTGCACAAGGCATTAATTATCTCGAAGCGTACAATATAAAAACAGGTTTACTTATAAATTTCGGAAGTAAAAGCCTGCAGTTTAAAAGATTACTGAATAAAAAACATAATCCGGATAATGTCAACCGGAATTCATCGAACTAA
- a CDS encoding methyltransferase domain-containing protein yields the protein MKWNADLYDQKHAFVFQFGEDVLALLDVKPGEHILDIGCGTGHLTKQIQDKGAIVKGTDYSPDMIAQAKKLFPGVDFAVENAADFYTEEKYDAVFSNAALHWVLDANGAIKSVYNALKPGGRFVAEMGGKGNVAKLLEAIRLVLQNHDYHDQAETKVWFFPSTAEYATLLENHGFRVTFTAHYDRKTPLQDGDQGVAKWVTMFGAQFLEGIPEEEKEQILKEITHKLEPYYNEGGQWYADYKRLRFVAVKEQ from the coding sequence ATGAAGTGGAACGCTGATTTATACGACCAGAAACATGCCTTTGTATTTCAATTTGGCGAGGATGTTTTGGCTCTGCTGGATGTTAAACCCGGCGAACATATCCTGGATATTGGTTGCGGCACAGGCCACTTAACCAAGCAGATACAGGATAAGGGTGCCATTGTAAAAGGTACCGACTATTCGCCGGATATGATTGCACAGGCCAAAAAACTGTTCCCCGGTGTTGATTTCGCGGTAGAGAATGCTGCCGATTTTTATACTGAGGAAAAGTACGATGCCGTTTTTAGCAACGCGGCCCTGCATTGGGTTTTGGATGCCAATGGCGCTATCAAAAGTGTTTACAATGCCCTTAAACCCGGCGGCCGTTTTGTGGCCGAAATGGGCGGCAAAGGCAACGTAGCAAAACTATTGGAAGCCATCCGCCTGGTTCTGCAAAATCATGACTATCATGACCAGGCCGAAACCAAAGTTTGGTTTTTCCCGTCGACTGCCGAATATGCCACGTTGCTGGAAAATCACGGTTTTCGCGTAACCTTCACCGCCCACTACGACCGTAAAACGCCGTTACAGGACGGCGACCAGGGTGTAGCTAAATGGGTAACCATGTTTGGCGCCCAGTTTTTAGAAGGCATCCCCGAAGAAGAAAAAGAACAAATACTAAAAGAAATAACCCACAAGCTGGAACCCTACTACAACGAAGGCGGCCAATGGTACGCCGATTATAAAAGGCTAAGGTTTGTGGCAGTTAAAGAACAGTAG